In Debaryomyces hansenii CBS767 chromosome A complete sequence, a genomic segment contains:
- a CDS encoding 40S ribosomal protein S1 (highly similar to uniprot|P23248 Saccharomyces cerevisiae YML063W RPS1B Ribosomal protein 10 (rp10) of the small (40S) subunit or uniprot|P33442 Saccharomyces cerevisiae YLR441C RPS1A Ribosomal protein 10 (rp10) of the small (40S) subunit), with translation MAVGKNKRLSKGKKGLKKKVIDPFTKKEWFDIKAPSTFENRAVGKTLINRSTGLKNAADGLKGRVVEVCLADLQGSEDHSSRKVKLRVDEVQGKNLLTNFHGIDFTTDKLRSLVRKWQSLVEANVTVKTSDDYVLRIFAIAFTKRQANQIRKTTYAQSSKLREVRKKMIEIMQREVSNCTLAQLTSKLIPEVIGREIEKSTQTILPLQNIHIRKVKLLKQPKFDLGSLLALHGEGSTEEKGKKVSAGFKDVVLETV, from the coding sequence ATGGCTGTTGGTAAGAATAAGAGATTGTCCAAGGGTAAGAAGggattgaagaagaaggtcATCGACCCTTTCACCAAGAAGGAATGGTTTGACATCAAGGCCCCATCCACCTTTGAAAACAGAGCCGTTGGTAAGACCTTAATTAACAGATCCACTGGTTTAAAGAATGCTGCTGACGGATTAAAGGGCCGTGTTGTCGAAGTCTGTTTAGCTGATTTACAAGGTTCTGAAGACCACTCTTCCAGAAAGGTCAAGTTGAGAGTTGATGAAGTCCAAGGTAAGAACTTGTTGACCAACTTCCACGGTATTGACTTCACCACCGACAAATTGAGATCTTTGGTCAGAAAATGGCAATCATTAGTCGAAGCTAACGTTACCGTTAAGACTTCCGATGATTACGTCTTGAGAATTTTTGCTATTGCCTTCACCAAGAGACAAGCTAACCAAATCAGAAAGACCACTTACGCCCAATCCTCTAAGTTGAGAGAAGTtagaaagaagatgattGAAATCATGCAAAGAGAAGTTTCCAACTGTACCTTAGCTCAATTAACCTCCAAGTTGATTCCAGAAGTCATTGGCcgtgaaattgaaaaatctacCCAAACCATCTTACCATTACAAAACATTCACATTAGAAAggttaaattattgaaacaaCCAAAATTCGATTTAGGTTCTTTATTAGCCTTACACGGTGAAGGTTCTACTGAAGAAAAGGGCAAAAAAGTCTCCGCTGGTTTCAAGGATGTTGTCTTAGAAACTGtttaa
- a CDS encoding DEHA2D09482p (similar to uniprot|P38987 Saccharomyces cerevisiae YML064C TEM1 GTP-binding protein of the RAS superfamily involved in termination of M-phase) has product MEEQQEDHNNQVALKIGLIGDSQIGKTSLMVKYVEGSFDEDYIQTLGVNFMDKKIQIRNTVITFSIWDLGGQKEFINMLPLVSNDAVAILFMFDLTRKSTLNSIKEWYRQVRGFNKTAIPFLVGTKYDQFIDLPYQDQMEITQQAKKFGHAMKAPVIFCSTSHSINVQKIFKIILSKAFDLRLNLDEIVNVGEPILLYK; this is encoded by the exons ATGgaagaacaacaagaaGACCATAATAATCA GGTGGCTCTCAAGATAGGGCTCATAGGAGACTCGCAGATCGGCAAGACATCGTTGATGGTGAAATACGTCGAGGGATCGTTTGATGAAGACTACATTCAGACACTTGGGGTGAATTTTATGGACAAGAAGATACAGATCCGCAATACGGTGATAACGTTCTCGATATGGGATTTAGGGGGACAGAAGGAGTTTATCAATATGCTTCCATTGGTATCGAATGACGCGGTGGCAATACTATTTATGTTCGATCTTACTCGCAAGTCGACGTTGAATTCAATCAAGGAGTGGTACAGACAGGTGAGAGGGTTCAATAAGACGGCGATTCCGTTCTTGGTGGGGACCAAGTACGACCAGTTTATAGATTTACCATACCAGGACCAGATGGAAATTACGCAGCAGGCCAAGAAGTTCGGTCATGCCATGAAGGCCCCAGTCATATTTTGTTCTACAAGTCACTCGATAAATGTTcagaaaatattcaaaatcatcttGTCCAAAGCATTTGACTTGCGATTGAATTTGGACGAGATAGTCAACGTTGGCGAGCCCATCCTCCTATATAAATAG
- a CDS encoding DEHA2D09504p (similar to uniprot|P54784 Saccharomyces cerevisiae YML065W ORC1 Largest subunit of the origin recognition complex): MAKSQRDLKGWQYFLDDAELNNTDSVNGEPTTPSRRSRRGKSTSSQKISLKREEDELEIKEGDFLLVQQDNNSPEVAIVKEIKFGNDNFLDIIVSWFIRMRDIEEADLPKVEEYKERSQLNENELFITSYLDEVKLGEIIDKVNILSEEEFNNDIVIDDSNKASTFICRRGCDSAGELFTDVFDFRDLCVLFEKNHHEFIEFIRRKTVPVAYNANKTHDKSKSIKDKLDEVETKKPKQKTVSKQILDEEEENNDSSDEFESAIDLQDEPSSDELESDEDASESKNKSPRKRKASSKPKAVKEKQKRVKIPNNHSKFDDESRQFITSVVSPLNKRMKIKDSSKPSILALSPRKPKKGVSKGENGKNGSLGVDASSEAFKELKEKLHTSTRLSSLPCREDEFTSIYLNLETAIQEQTGCCLYVSGTPGVGKTATVREVIAQLRELTEMGELNDFDYLEINGLKLLSPNVAYEKLWEKISGLKVTASNAALLLESYFSQDTPRKPLIVLMDELDQIVTKKQNVMYNFFNWPTYSNSKLIVIAVANTMDLPERVLSNKISSRLGLRRIQFIGYTFEQLGSIIKHRLDMLTKQNKRKVIINSDAIGFASRKVASVSGDARRALTICRRAVEIAEKDFLSSKEDPGNEQEIENESYHVQISHISKAINETVNSPISQFLMSLPFASKLVLAGVLLRMKRSGLAENSLGDIIDEMKNSLTMLTSRDGDKVLEAIDSKMTLIDLLYGNGLLQNLDSTFNSKDTNIRILRFKYIVNELVENGILQQNVRGERHSLINLNISEEEIVSVLKRDKEISSIL; encoded by the coding sequence ATGGCAAAGAGTCAAAGAGATCTAAAGGGATGGCAATATTTCTTGGATGATGCAGAGTTAAATAACACCGATAGTGTTAATGGGGAGCCCACAACACCGTCTCGTAGAAGTCGAAGAGGTAAATCTACTAGTAGTCAAAAGATATCGTtgaaaagagaagaagacgaaTTGGAAATTAAGGAGGGCGATTTCTTGCTTGTTCAacaagataataattccCCTGAGGTTGCAATTGTTAAAGAGATTAAATTtggtaatgataattttcttGACATTATTGTTTCGTGGTTCATACGAATGAGAGATATTGAGGAGGCCGATTTACCtaaagttgaagaatacAAAGAAAGGTCTCAACTTAACGAGAATGAGCTTTTTATAACTTCCTACTTGGACGAGGTTAAGTTAGGTGAAATAATAGACAAAGTTAATATACTATCAGAGGAAGAATTCAACAATGATATTGTAATTGACGATTCCAATAAAGCAAGTACTTTTATATGTCGAAGAGGATGCGATTCGGCTGGCGAGTTATTCACTGATGTATTTGACTTCAGGGATCTATGTGTGTTGTTCGAAAAGAACCACcatgaatttattgaatttatcagaCGTAAAACAGTACCAGTCGCCTATAACGCAAATAAGACCCATGACAAGTCAAAGTCAATAAAGGACAAGCtagatgaagttgaaaCGAAGAAACCTAAACAAAAAACTGTATCTAAGCAAATacttgatgaagaagaagaaaataatgatagctctgatgaatttgaatcgGCCATAGATTTGCAGGATGAACCTTCAAGCGATGAGCTCGAATCAGACGAAGACGCTAGTGAGTCCAAGAATAAAAGTCCGAGGAAAAGGAAAGCAAGTCTGAAGCCAAAGGCGGTAAAGGAGAAACAAAAACGTGTAAAGATACCGAATAATCATTCTAAATTTGATGACGAGTCGAGACAATTCATCACCTCTGTCGTGAGTCCCTTAAATAAGAGAATGAAAATCAAAGATTCGTCCAAACCATCCATATTAGCGTTATCTCCAAGAAAGCCGAAAAAGGGTGTATCTAAAGGTGAGAATGGCAAAAATGGAAGTTTAGGAGTAGATGCATCGTCAGAAGCATTCAAAGagttgaaagaaaaattgcaCACATCTACCAGATTATCCTCATTACCGTGTcgtgaagatgaatttaCATCTATTTATCTAAACCTAGAAACTGCTATACAGGAACAAACTGGTTGTTGTTTATATGTAAGTGGTACTCCAGGAGTAGGCAAGACGGCGACAGTACGAGAAGTCATTGCACAATTAAGAGAATTAACCGAGATGGGTGAgttgaatgattttgattacCTTGAAATAAATGGGTTAAAATTGCTTTCGCCAAATGTAGcttatgaaaaattatggGAAAAGATCAGTGGTTTAAAGGTTACGGCATCGAATGCTGCCTTGCTCTTAGAGAGCTATTTTAGTCAAGATACACCCCGTAAACCTTTGATTGTACTTATGGATGAATTGGATCAAATTGTAACTAAAAAGCAAAACGTCAtgtataattttttcaattggCCCACGTATTCTAATTCGAAATTGATTGTTATCGCAGTTGCAAACACCATGGATTTACCTGAACGAGTGCTATCTAATAAAATCTCTTCAAGGTTGGGGTTGAGAAGAATTCAGTTTATTGGTTATACTTTTGAGCAGTTAGGGTCAATTATAAAGCATAGATTAGATATGCTCACGAAGCAGAATAAGAGAAAGGTTATTATCAACAGCGATGCTATTGGTTTTGCGTCCAGAAAGGTGGCTAGTGTGAGTGGAGATGCCAGAAGGGCTTTAACTATTTGCCGCAGAGCTGTTGAGATTGCTGAGAAGGATTTTTTATCCAGTAAGGAAGATCCTGGAAATGAACAGGAAATCGAAAATGAATCATATCATGTACAAATATCGCATATTTCTAAAGCCATCAATGAAACGGTCAACAGTCCGATCTCTCAATTCTTAATGAGTTTACCATTTGCGTCCAAACTAGTTCTTGCTGGTGTATTACTTAGAATGAAACGTTCTGGTTTAGCAGAGAATTCGTTGGGTGATATAATAGACgagatgaaaaattcgtTAACAATGCTTACTTCCAGAGACGGTGATAAGGTATTAGAGGCAATTGATTCTAAAATGACTCTTATAGACTTACTATATGGGAATGGTCTTCTCCAAAACCTTGATTCAACCTTTAATCTGAAAGATACTAACATTAGAATACTTAGGTTCAAATACATTGTTAACGAGTTAGTTGAGAATGGTATTTTACAACAAAATGTCAGAGGCGAAAGACATAGTctcattaatttgaatatttctgaagaagaaattgtttcTGTATTGAAGCGGGACAAGGAAATAAGTAGTATACTTTGA